In Streptomyces sp. NBC_00448, the following are encoded in one genomic region:
- a CDS encoding snapalysin family zinc-dependent metalloprotease, with product MIKRTVAMAALIPAMLGTTCGVASAHSAPKATTAVVTLTYDASQAGQWASAITQGVQNWNDAVHNVRLVPASSPGAADYVYVATDGWPETTLGPIFPGGSGEVELGQEAVDEGYDVTRIAAHETGHILGLLDDYSGPCSELMSGHGPGTSCTDATPDAAEAAQVDQNYADGAAAARPHHRQVVVDVWSAPALAGAR from the coding sequence ATGATCAAGCGAACAGTCGCCATGGCGGCGCTCATCCCGGCCATGTTGGGTACGACGTGCGGGGTCGCCTCGGCGCACTCCGCACCGAAGGCGACCACGGCGGTGGTCACGCTGACGTACGACGCCAGCCAGGCGGGGCAGTGGGCGAGCGCGATCACGCAGGGCGTGCAGAACTGGAACGACGCGGTGCACAACGTGCGGCTGGTGCCGGCGAGTTCGCCCGGCGCGGCCGACTACGTCTACGTGGCGACGGACGGCTGGCCCGAGACCACGCTGGGGCCGATCTTCCCGGGCGGCAGCGGTGAGGTGGAGCTGGGACAGGAAGCGGTGGACGAGGGCTACGACGTGACCCGGATCGCGGCGCACGAGACCGGCCACATCCTCGGGCTGCTCGACGACTACAGCGGCCCCTGCTCGGAGCTCATGTCCGGCCACGGCCCCGGCACTTCGTGCACCGACGCCACGCCGGACGCGGCCGAGGCGGCACAGGTCGACCAGAACTACGCCGACGGAGCGGCGGCGGCGCGCCCGCACCACCGGCAGGTCGTGGTCGACGTCTGGTCGGCGCCCGCGCTCGCCGGCGCACGCTGA
- a CDS encoding DUF4232 domain-containing protein codes for MMTARYTQQCKRLEVLMPISPRRSAVAAAVLAAACAVTLSACGSSDGTSHASASNSASQQGAPGDGTSLSPSGNDGSGATQDPAGATTAPGTAPTTAPAGAPAGKSGTSRCHTSDLTLSFETGGDAAPDTTSDAQQTAGISVHNRSSHACQVGGFPGLDLNSGSTHWSLTRQSKHYSAITLAPGDNTDFQITFLPEPKGKWTPKSVTVTPPNETTSVTLAWPWGPVLLQDGATHPGTYVGPIG; via the coding sequence ATGATGACTGCCCGATACACCCAGCAGTGCAAGCGACTTGAGGTCCTCATGCCGATCAGCCCCCGACGTTCCGCCGTCGCCGCCGCCGTCCTCGCCGCGGCCTGCGCCGTCACGCTCTCCGCGTGCGGGTCGTCCGACGGGACGTCGCACGCCTCGGCGTCGAACTCCGCGAGCCAGCAGGGCGCACCCGGCGACGGGACCTCCCTCTCGCCTTCCGGCAACGACGGCAGCGGCGCCACCCAGGACCCGGCGGGGGCCACCACGGCACCGGGGACGGCGCCCACCACGGCGCCCGCCGGCGCCCCCGCCGGAAAGTCGGGGACGTCCCGCTGCCACACCTCGGACCTGACGCTCTCGTTCGAGACGGGCGGGGACGCGGCGCCCGACACGACCTCGGACGCCCAGCAGACCGCCGGGATATCGGTGCACAACCGCAGCAGCCACGCCTGCCAGGTCGGCGGCTTCCCGGGCCTGGACCTCAACAGCGGCTCCACGCACTGGTCGCTGACCCGCCAGAGCAAGCACTACAGCGCGATCACGCTCGCCCCCGGCGACAACACCGACTTCCAGATCACCTTCCTGCCCGAGCCCAAGGGCAAGTGGACCCCGAAGTCGGTGACCGTCACGCCCCCCAACGAGACCACCAGCGTGACCCTTGCATGGCCGTGGGGCCCGGTCCTCCTCCAGGACGGCGCGACGCACCCCGGCACGTACGTCGGCCCGATCGGCTAG
- a CDS encoding helix-turn-helix domain-containing protein: protein MKAPATKPSEPTAPMQTFLSGEVTARALYAHHLAELRRKAGLTLVELSDRCHYEQSYLHRLETGGRLGTLEVATALDRIYATDGLLVQLWHLAKREGSQLTAGGIAALETTAAGIQEYALSTVPDLLQTPAYAEERLTTTGPRPPNALTAQIEALRRRQTRLTNHHTPPTHYRAILDEVVLHRAARSPATWLDQLDHLIDAAHHPAIAVQILPLHTGPHLLHGPLQVLTYRDGRTLAYAHSTTSGHFIDDPDDIQQLRHTYDALRDLALTPTQSLSHLQALRTAYDPNDRARSDTDVNAGDVP from the coding sequence GTGAAGGCGCCCGCGACCAAGCCGAGCGAGCCCACGGCGCCGATGCAGACGTTCCTCAGCGGCGAGGTGACCGCTCGCGCCCTGTACGCCCACCACCTCGCCGAACTGCGCAGGAAGGCCGGACTCACCCTCGTCGAACTGTCCGACCGATGCCACTACGAGCAGTCGTACCTGCACCGGTTGGAGACTGGAGGCCGACTCGGCACCCTGGAGGTCGCCACCGCCCTGGACCGCATATACGCCACCGACGGCCTCCTGGTCCAGCTATGGCATCTGGCCAAACGCGAAGGCAGTCAACTCACAGCCGGCGGCATCGCCGCACTGGAAACCACTGCGGCCGGCATCCAGGAATACGCCCTCAGCACCGTGCCCGACCTCCTCCAGACCCCCGCCTACGCCGAGGAGCGGCTCACCACCACCGGCCCCCGACCGCCCAATGCCCTGACCGCGCAGATCGAAGCACTCCGACGACGGCAAACCCGCCTGACCAACCACCACACACCCCCCACCCACTACCGCGCCATCCTCGATGAGGTCGTCCTCCACCGCGCCGCCCGCAGCCCCGCCACCTGGCTCGACCAGCTCGACCACCTGATCGACGCCGCCCACCACCCCGCCATCGCCGTACAGATCCTGCCCCTGCACACCGGTCCCCACCTCCTGCACGGCCCGCTCCAAGTCCTCACCTATCGCGACGGCCGCACCCTCGCCTACGCCCACAGCACCACCAGCGGCCACTTCATCGATGACCCAGACGACATCCAGCAACTCCGCCACACCTACGACGCCCTCCGCGACCTCGCCCTCACCCCCACCCAATCCCTCTCCCATCTCCAAGCCCTGCGCACCGCCTATGACCCGAACGACCGCGCGAGGAGCGACACCGATGTGAATGCGGGGGATGTCCCGTGA
- a CDS encoding DUF6907 domain-containing protein: MITTTTGETATGHLPSWAEVDPSEQEVPPEELAVRLADINHSLKLPGQVLRAYSPANPTGRPTPVEVLHGSIDCTPYATAPELTTPVVNLLLAGEHWLTDLGPTDLTQLAGGLRALAARLEDDVVPALIEARTEWTTYHPHTAGVRQ; this comes from the coding sequence GTGATCACCACGACGACCGGTGAGACGGCCACCGGCCACCTCCCCTCTTGGGCTGAAGTCGACCCCAGCGAACAGGAGGTGCCCCCAGAGGAGTTGGCCGTACGCCTGGCCGACATCAACCACTCCCTCAAGCTCCCCGGGCAGGTCCTGCGCGCGTACTCGCCGGCCAACCCCACCGGGCGCCCGACGCCGGTGGAGGTCCTGCACGGCAGTATCGACTGCACCCCGTACGCGACGGCCCCCGAACTCACCACTCCGGTGGTCAACCTTCTCCTGGCCGGCGAGCACTGGCTCACCGACCTCGGCCCCACGGACCTGACCCAGCTCGCGGGCGGACTGCGCGCGCTGGCCGCCCGCCTCGAAGACGACGTCGTCCCCGCCCTGATCGAGGCCCGCACGGAGTGGACCACCTACCACCCCCACACCGCAGGCGTCCGCCAGTGA
- a CDS encoding helix-turn-helix domain-containing protein has product METARIGRRIAYWRERRAFTQDDFGRLMGQTRRWVQSLEGGQRQQDPRLSVLVRAAEVLRIPLETLLTDGPAASPPATSPPTEALTVIDVLYRGTADAEPPPIGELRRRLTYCCEAFQACHYTSLGRDLPGLVVAAQQAATSTSGAEMHVLNSRVLQLAASFLHKYGPATAVQAAVVADRSLAAAQCSGDPVAIGAASRRVTKSLAYQGRPAAAVAFAVDAARTLHDELVAAGPAGLSTLGMLHLNAAIAAAAEERSTDAVRAATGHVDEAAEVADRQGADLNEDWTAFGPTNVLMHRIDVLARFEDGWSAIEVAEDLDASALAGIARERRAQHLITMAHAQLLTRHKEPAAQALLEAERLAPEEVRGRRSTRALVADLVGASPVPSGELRRLAARCGIRA; this is encoded by the coding sequence ATGGAGACTGCTCGCATCGGCCGACGCATCGCCTACTGGCGGGAGCGCAGGGCTTTCACCCAGGACGACTTCGGGCGGCTCATGGGCCAGACGAGGCGGTGGGTGCAGTCGCTGGAGGGGGGCCAGCGGCAGCAGGACCCGCGCCTGTCGGTGCTGGTGCGCGCGGCCGAGGTACTGCGCATCCCCCTGGAGACCCTGTTGACCGACGGGCCCGCGGCATCGCCGCCTGCCACCTCGCCTCCCACCGAGGCGCTCACCGTGATCGATGTGCTGTACCGCGGTACCGCCGATGCTGAGCCGCCACCGATCGGAGAGTTGCGGCGCCGGTTGACGTATTGCTGCGAGGCATTCCAAGCGTGCCATTACACGTCGCTCGGCCGGGATCTACCCGGGCTGGTGGTCGCCGCGCAGCAGGCCGCTACGAGCACGAGCGGTGCAGAGATGCACGTGTTGAACTCCCGTGTGCTTCAACTGGCCGCGTCGTTCCTCCACAAGTACGGACCGGCGACCGCCGTGCAGGCTGCGGTCGTTGCTGACCGGTCGCTCGCTGCAGCGCAGTGTTCCGGGGACCCGGTCGCAATCGGCGCTGCCTCGCGGCGGGTCACCAAATCCCTCGCGTACCAGGGGCGTCCCGCCGCAGCTGTTGCCTTCGCGGTGGACGCGGCACGCACGCTGCACGACGAGCTGGTGGCTGCGGGGCCGGCGGGTCTTTCCACGTTGGGGATGTTGCATCTGAACGCCGCCATTGCCGCGGCTGCGGAAGAGCGATCCACGGATGCGGTGCGTGCTGCGACGGGACACGTGGACGAAGCTGCCGAGGTTGCGGACCGGCAGGGCGCAGACCTCAACGAGGACTGGACCGCGTTCGGCCCGACGAACGTGCTGATGCATCGGATCGACGTCCTCGCCCGGTTCGAGGACGGGTGGTCGGCAATCGAGGTCGCCGAAGACCTGGACGCGTCGGCGCTCGCCGGCATCGCACGTGAACGGCGCGCCCAGCACCTCATCACGATGGCACACGCTCAGCTCCTGACACGTCACAAGGAACCTGCCGCGCAAGCGCTGTTGGAGGCCGAGCGACTGGCGCCGGAGGAGGTTCGGGGGCGACGGTCGACACGGGCGCTGGTTGCGGATCTGGTGGGCGCGAGCCCCGTGCCGTCCGGGGAGTTGCGGAGGCTCGCGGCTCGGTGTGGAATCCGGGCATGA
- a CDS encoding flavoprotein yields MTRVLYLIACAAGPAQYVDEGVRVAQGAGWDVCLVLTPSAARWWEPRMPELVELTGHPVRSRYKLPWERDALPKADSMLVAPISCTTLNKWGQGISDTLAIGLPSEGVHIGVPVFAMPYFNQAQGAQPAVAESIARLRGQGVVYLDGSEGYESHPPKQGNPKAFPWERAVAALG; encoded by the coding sequence ATGACCCGTGTGCTCTACCTGATCGCGTGTGCCGCCGGCCCCGCCCAGTATGTGGACGAGGGGGTCCGGGTGGCGCAGGGCGCGGGGTGGGACGTATGCCTGGTGCTGACTCCGTCGGCCGCGCGGTGGTGGGAGCCGCGGATGCCGGAACTGGTCGAGTTGACCGGGCATCCGGTGCGCAGCCGGTACAAGCTGCCGTGGGAGCGGGACGCTCTGCCGAAAGCAGACAGCATGTTGGTGGCGCCGATCTCGTGCACGACGCTGAACAAGTGGGGGCAGGGCATCAGCGACACCCTGGCGATCGGCCTTCCGTCGGAGGGCGTTCACATTGGCGTACCGGTGTTCGCGATGCCGTACTTCAACCAGGCGCAGGGCGCGCAGCCGGCGGTGGCGGAGAGCATCGCCCGGCTCCGCGGGCAGGGTGTGGTGTACCTGGACGGCTCGGAAGGGTACGAGTCGCACCCGCCGAAGCAGGGAAACCCGAAGGCGTTCCCGTGGGAGCGAGCGGTAGCGGCGCTCGGATGA
- a CDS encoding N-acetylglucosamine kinase, which yields METKYIVGVDAGGSKTRLRFAATDGGTVKDVTHPAGDWTNEDARGKALLIAARIREVTGLPPAAVGIGAHGCDSDAECAELRAATEAELGVPVRVVNDAFLLAEAVPDGGPCAALVVGTGSIAVARHAAGGHSLYAGGWGWLIGDPGSAWGTVRCAVRALSETENRTGSTGGDPLLPALLAASGARSLREVVGLMQRTPGRHWAGWAPAVFDAAEAGSPAALAALRQGAADLVSLVGDLLARGAYARRVVAGGSVIAGRPSLATRVASGLLARHGLPLTVFAGEPVAGAVLLARRTAAP from the coding sequence GTGGAAACCAAGTACATCGTCGGCGTGGACGCGGGCGGGTCGAAGACCCGGCTGCGCTTCGCGGCAACGGACGGCGGCACCGTCAAGGACGTCACGCACCCCGCGGGCGACTGGACCAACGAGGACGCACGCGGCAAGGCGCTGCTGATCGCGGCGCGGATCAGGGAGGTGACGGGCCTGCCCCCGGCCGCCGTGGGCATCGGGGCGCACGGCTGCGACTCGGACGCGGAGTGCGCCGAGCTGCGGGCCGCCACCGAGGCCGAACTCGGCGTGCCCGTAAGGGTGGTGAACGACGCGTTCCTGCTCGCGGAGGCCGTTCCCGACGGCGGGCCGTGCGCGGCCCTCGTCGTCGGCACCGGCTCGATCGCGGTGGCCCGGCACGCGGCCGGCGGGCACTCGCTGTACGCGGGCGGCTGGGGGTGGTTGATCGGTGACCCCGGCTCGGCCTGGGGCACCGTGCGCTGCGCCGTGCGGGCGCTGTCCGAGACGGAGAACCGTACCGGCTCGACGGGCGGGGACCCGCTGCTGCCCGCGCTGCTCGCCGCGTCCGGCGCCCGCTCGCTGCGCGAGGTGGTCGGGCTGATGCAGCGAACTCCCGGGCGGCACTGGGCCGGTTGGGCGCCCGCGGTCTTCGACGCCGCCGAGGCCGGGTCCCCGGCGGCGCTCGCGGCCCTCCGCCAGGGCGCGGCCGATCTCGTCTCCCTGGTGGGCGACCTGCTCGCGCGGGGCGCCTACGCGCGGCGCGTGGTGGCGGGCGGCAGCGTGATCGCGGGCCGGCCGTCACTCGCGACGCGGGTGGCTTCGGGACTGCTGGCCCGGCACGGCCTGCCGTTGACGGTGTTCGCCGGGGAACCGGTGGCGGGAGCGGTGCTGCTGGCCCGCAGAACCGCCGCGCCGTGA
- a CDS encoding Gfo/Idh/MocA family protein, which translates to MTTPIRIGIIGFDHWYAGIPFARKVAAEPIVSLHALVDRDPARVAHVAELTGCARTSTDPAFVLDDPDVDAIACFTSVDQSPELCVAAARAGKHIVSVKPLAMTLPEADRVVEAVEAAGVVFVPSESRHTSPLARRLSELVGSGRLGELRAGTFAMDSGLPTAWPGSTAGPGWWADPARTAGGGWIDHAVYQLDRMQALFGSPVAEVRGTVANIAHPDLPVEDYGHAVFTLDSGAVVTVEDTWIAPAGASSTRAHLVGSRGAVFHDTATGTFGFAEQGGEWTFAKLPADTFDTLEVLLAAVRDGVPPQSTVRTARATLATCLDFYEAARRGR; encoded by the coding sequence ATGACCACGCCCATCCGCATCGGCATCATCGGCTTCGACCACTGGTACGCGGGAATCCCCTTCGCCCGCAAGGTCGCCGCCGAACCGATCGTCTCCCTGCACGCCCTCGTGGACCGCGACCCGGCCCGCGTGGCGCACGTCGCCGAACTCACCGGCTGCGCCCGCACGTCGACCGACCCGGCCTTCGTCCTCGACGACCCCGACGTGGACGCGATCGCCTGCTTCACCAGCGTCGACCAGAGCCCCGAGCTGTGCGTGGCGGCGGCCCGCGCGGGCAAGCACATCGTCTCGGTGAAGCCGCTGGCCATGACGCTGCCGGAGGCGGACCGGGTGGTCGAGGCGGTCGAGGCGGCGGGCGTCGTGTTCGTGCCGAGCGAGTCGCGCCACACCTCGCCGCTGGCCAGGCGGCTGTCCGAACTCGTGGGATCGGGGCGGCTCGGGGAACTGCGCGCCGGCACCTTCGCCATGGACAGCGGCCTGCCCACCGCGTGGCCCGGCTCCACCGCCGGCCCCGGCTGGTGGGCCGACCCCGCGCGGACCGCGGGCGGCGGATGGATCGACCACGCCGTCTACCAACTGGACCGGATGCAGGCGCTGTTCGGCTCACCCGTCGCCGAGGTCCGCGGGACCGTCGCGAACATCGCGCACCCGGACCTCCCCGTGGAGGACTACGGGCACGCCGTGTTCACCCTGGACAGCGGCGCGGTGGTGACCGTGGAGGACACCTGGATCGCGCCCGCCGGCGCGTCCAGCACGCGCGCGCACCTCGTCGGATCGCGGGGCGCCGTCTTCCACGACACGGCGACGGGCACCTTCGGCTTCGCCGAGCAGGGCGGCGAGTGGACGTTCGCCAAGCTGCCCGCGGACACCTTCGACACCCTGGAGGTGCTCCTCGCGGCGGTCCGCGACGGCGTGCCGCCGCAGTCCACAGTGCGCACCGCCCGCGCCACCCTCGCCACCTGCCTCGACTTCTACGAGGCGGCGCGGCGCGGCCGTTGA
- a CDS encoding Gfo/Idh/MocA family protein has product MTDVLRVGVLGSGGIATAPYGVLPNIHHYAGRVEVTAIADTAHDQARAVADRFAIPAAYDSLDAMLDGAELDAVVNLTPIPVHAETSRRILESGKHLASEKPLAATLAEADELIELARARDRVIVCAPPDLLYEPYERAARLVGEGALGKVAFARVRSSHAGPGGGPDGWPSDPSWFYRAGSGPLLDMGVYGIHEITGILGPARRVVAFAGITEPVRTVRGGPFRGLEMPVTAPDNCLFMLDFGESTYAVVDGTFNVHAAKSPKVEIFGRRGVLNILRPDGPDLEFYRTDIADGVDGWVQPTAPLARNDRRATYGRALLVGHLADVVLDGATPVLTAEHARHALEIMIGVEVSAREQRFVDLTTTF; this is encoded by the coding sequence ATGACGGACGTCCTGCGCGTCGGTGTCCTCGGCAGCGGCGGCATAGCCACCGCGCCGTACGGAGTACTGCCGAACATCCACCACTACGCGGGGCGCGTCGAGGTCACGGCGATCGCCGACACCGCCCACGACCAGGCCCGCGCGGTCGCCGACCGGTTCGCGATCCCGGCCGCCTACGACTCGCTCGACGCGATGCTCGACGGCGCCGAACTCGACGCGGTCGTGAACCTCACCCCGATCCCGGTGCACGCCGAGACCTCCCGCCGCATCCTGGAGAGCGGGAAGCACCTGGCGAGCGAGAAGCCGCTCGCCGCGACCCTCGCCGAGGCCGACGAGCTGATCGAGCTGGCCCGCGCACGCGACCGCGTCATCGTGTGCGCACCGCCCGACCTGCTCTACGAGCCGTACGAGCGCGCGGCCCGGCTGGTCGGCGAGGGCGCCCTGGGCAAGGTCGCCTTCGCCCGGGTGCGCAGCTCGCACGCCGGCCCCGGCGGCGGGCCGGACGGCTGGCCGTCCGACCCCAGCTGGTTCTACCGGGCCGGCTCGGGCCCGCTGCTCGACATGGGCGTGTACGGCATCCACGAGATCACCGGCATCCTCGGCCCGGCCCGGCGGGTCGTCGCGTTCGCCGGGATCACCGAGCCGGTCCGCACTGTGCGCGGCGGCCCGTTCCGCGGCCTGGAGATGCCGGTGACCGCGCCGGACAACTGCCTGTTCATGCTGGACTTCGGCGAATCCACGTACGCCGTGGTCGACGGCACCTTCAACGTCCACGCCGCAAAGAGCCCCAAGGTGGAGATCTTCGGCCGCCGGGGAGTGCTCAACATCCTCCGCCCGGACGGCCCCGACCTGGAGTTCTACCGGACCGACATCGCGGACGGCGTGGACGGCTGGGTGCAGCCGACGGCGCCGCTCGCCCGCAACGACCGCCGCGCCACGTACGGCAGGGCGCTGCTGGTCGGCCACCTCGCCGACGTGGTGCTCGACGGCGCCACCCCCGTCCTGACCGCGGAGCACGCCCGGCACGCGCTGGAGATCATGATCGGCGTCGAGGTGTCCGCCCGCGAGCAGCGCTTCGTGGACCTGACGACGACGTTCTGA
- a CDS encoding ROK family transcriptional regulator — MAVRGTPSWLGDQNAATAMRLLLDHGPLSRNGIGERSGLSKPTAAQMIARLEEKGLIEVVGEESIGRGPSAALYGVQNDLAYGVAVNVDQDGVRSTLVDLKGSDHPVASEAAAGMSADRSAARDVAGAVLSACESAGVDLAAIRHVCVGVPSSVDPRSDELSSVQALPGWSRKSIRHQLEAALGCEVQVDNDVNLAAVAERRAAAFEPDATVALLWVGYGIGLAVDVAGRVLHGASGGAGEIGNLPVPRGVLDPDTDAVDLETLLGAAGLDRVGRETGCSDHVFEQVLGGAPLPGPVLEVYAPRLALGVIPVLGVLDPELVVLGGPVGRSGGARLAELTRTAIRNHTRWDPAVQVTQVEDDAVLGGARAVLGERLREALIARAGGATSEQDRSRIIAAKLRDIS, encoded by the coding sequence ATGGCCGTCAGAGGAACCCCGTCCTGGCTCGGGGACCAGAACGCCGCCACGGCCATGCGCCTGCTGCTCGACCACGGCCCCCTCAGCCGGAACGGCATCGGGGAGCGCAGTGGACTGTCCAAGCCGACCGCGGCCCAGATGATCGCCCGGCTGGAGGAGAAGGGCCTCATCGAGGTCGTCGGGGAGGAGTCGATCGGCCGGGGCCCGAGCGCCGCGCTCTACGGCGTGCAGAACGACCTCGCCTACGGTGTCGCGGTCAACGTCGACCAGGACGGCGTGCGTTCGACGCTCGTCGACCTGAAGGGCTCGGACCATCCGGTCGCGAGCGAGGCCGCCGCCGGCATGTCCGCCGACCGCAGCGCGGCCCGCGACGTGGCGGGCGCGGTGCTCAGCGCCTGCGAGTCGGCCGGCGTCGACCTCGCCGCCATCCGGCACGTCTGCGTCGGCGTACCCAGCAGCGTCGATCCCCGCTCGGACGAACTCAGCTCCGTGCAGGCGCTGCCGGGGTGGTCGCGCAAGAGCATCCGGCACCAGCTGGAGGCGGCGCTCGGCTGCGAGGTGCAGGTCGACAACGACGTGAACCTCGCGGCGGTGGCCGAACGCCGGGCCGCCGCCTTCGAACCGGACGCCACCGTCGCGCTGTTGTGGGTCGGCTACGGCATCGGCCTCGCGGTCGACGTCGCGGGCCGGGTCCTGCACGGCGCGTCCGGCGGCGCCGGCGAGATCGGCAACCTGCCGGTGCCGCGCGGCGTGCTCGACCCGGACACCGACGCGGTGGACCTCGAAACCCTGCTCGGGGCCGCCGGACTGGACCGGGTCGGCCGCGAGACCGGCTGCTCCGACCACGTCTTCGAGCAGGTGCTCGGCGGCGCGCCGCTGCCGGGACCGGTGCTGGAGGTGTACGCGCCCCGGCTGGCGCTGGGCGTCATCCCGGTGCTCGGGGTGCTCGATCCCGAACTCGTCGTGCTCGGCGGCCCGGTGGGGCGGTCGGGCGGCGCGCGATTGGCCGAACTGACCCGTACGGCCATCCGCAACCACACCCGCTGGGACCCGGCGGTACAGGTGACCCAGGTCGAGGACGACGCCGTGCTCGGCGGCGCGCGGGCCGTACTCGGCGAGCGGCTGCGCGAGGCGCTCATCGCCCGCGCGGGCGGCGCCACCTCCGAGCAGGACAGGTCGCGGATCATCGCGGCCAAGCTCCGCGACATCAGCTGA
- a CDS encoding extracellular solute-binding protein, translating to MKSAISPRPVRRPPRPHRPGRPPRLGTALAALSATAALSLTGCAVGGGDGPVASTPPAHLSGTVQLWHHYSGREAEVIQSVVDDFEKKYPDVKVHVHSGQQDTKITQVVSSGGDVDAMITNVNATLGTACKTMADLTPYMRRDGVSTADFQGIFAQATAFDGRRCSLPTTSDVYGLYFNTALLAKAGYTQPPRTLAQLEDMALKLTTYNSDGSIKTLGFNPLVGFQQNTSATFGGTAGVTWMKDGDSAVASSPQWRRLIAWQRAFVKKIGYGKLKTFTAGLGDEWSANNAFQTGRIAMTLDGEWRVAFIQDQAKKLRYGTAPFPVLDGSGQKYGGGFVSAADIGIDKRSRHKEAAWALVKYIAADTDAAVKLANGVKNIPTLKSAAASPKLQAPVQYQTFIDASGSPASATSPVTEIGSTLTATMDNFWTTYQEGSGGDLTGGLKKVDRDINNALSLRRAK from the coding sequence ATGAAATCGGCGATATCACCCCGCCCCGTACGGCGGCCGCCGCGGCCACACCGGCCAGGGCGGCCACCTCGCCTCGGCACCGCGCTCGCCGCGCTGTCGGCCACCGCGGCCCTCAGCCTGACCGGCTGCGCGGTCGGCGGCGGGGACGGCCCCGTCGCGTCCACCCCGCCCGCCCATCTGTCCGGCACCGTGCAGCTCTGGCACCACTACTCGGGCCGCGAGGCCGAGGTGATCCAGTCCGTGGTGGACGACTTCGAGAAGAAGTACCCGGACGTCAAGGTGCACGTCCACAGCGGGCAGCAGGACACCAAGATCACCCAGGTGGTCTCGTCCGGCGGAGACGTCGACGCGATGATCACCAATGTCAACGCCACGCTCGGCACGGCCTGCAAGACCATGGCGGACCTCACGCCGTACATGCGGCGCGACGGCGTCAGCACCGCCGACTTCCAGGGCATCTTCGCCCAGGCCACCGCGTTCGACGGGCGCCGCTGCTCGCTGCCGACCACCTCCGACGTGTACGGGCTGTACTTCAACACCGCGCTGCTCGCCAAGGCCGGCTACACCCAGCCGCCGCGCACGCTGGCGCAGTTGGAGGACATGGCGCTGAAGCTCACCACGTACAACAGCGACGGCTCGATCAAAACCCTCGGCTTCAACCCGCTGGTGGGCTTCCAGCAGAACACCTCCGCCACCTTCGGCGGCACCGCCGGGGTGACCTGGATGAAGGACGGCGACTCGGCCGTCGCCTCGTCCCCGCAGTGGCGCCGGCTCATCGCCTGGCAGCGCGCGTTCGTCAAGAAGATCGGCTACGGGAAGCTCAAGACGTTCACCGCGGGGCTCGGCGACGAGTGGTCCGCGAACAACGCCTTCCAGACCGGCCGGATCGCCATGACGCTCGACGGCGAGTGGCGGGTCGCCTTCATCCAGGACCAGGCCAAGAAGCTGCGGTACGGCACCGCGCCGTTCCCGGTCCTCGACGGCAGCGGCCAGAAGTACGGCGGCGGCTTCGTCTCGGCCGCCGACATCGGCATCGACAAGCGCTCCCGGCACAAGGAGGCCGCGTGGGCGCTGGTGAAGTACATCGCCGCCGACACCGACGCGGCCGTGAAGCTCGCCAACGGCGTGAAGAACATCCCGACCCTGAAGAGCGCCGCCGCCTCTCCGAAGCTCCAGGCCCCGGTCCAGTACCAGACGTTCATCGACGCGTCCGGCAGCCCGGCCAGCGCCACCAGTCCGGTCACCGAGATCGGCTCCACCCTCACCGCCACGATGGACAACTTCTGGACCACCTACCAGGAGGGCTCCGGCGGCGACCTCACCGGCGGCCTCAAGAAGGTCGACCGCGACATCAACAACGCGCTCAGCTTGCGACGGGCGAAGTGA